From Rhododendron vialii isolate Sample 1 chromosome 10a, ASM3025357v1, the proteins below share one genomic window:
- the LOC131302535 gene encoding uncharacterized protein LOC131302535: MASIYNCIECGNNLNLHTNHLYPPDFYFEAGNKGTLSFAVVDATKFNFEKEDKIMPFFETLNYWGIQRKRVKIKCSCCGRLVGYVYDDGPPLTDSPGQFHFGPSQVVPRAPRYRFKNKALRITHET; encoded by the coding sequence ATGGCATCAATCTACAACTGCATCGAATGCGGAAACAACCTCAACCTCCACACCAACCACCTCTACCCACCGGACTTCTACTTCGAGGCCGGCAACAAAGGCACCCTCTCCTTCGCCGTCGTCGACGCCACCAAATTCAACTTCGAGAAAGAGGACAAGATCATGCCCTTCTTCGAAACCCTCAATTACTGGGGGATCCAGCGGAAGAGGGTCAAGATCAAGTGCAGCTGCTGCGGCCGCCTCGTGGGTTACGTGTACGACGATGGCCCTCCGTTGACGGATTCCCCTGGGCAGTTCCATTTTGGCCCCAGTCAAGTCGTCCCTAGGGCTCCGAGGTATCGATTCAAGAATAAGGCTCTTCGGATCACTCACGAAACTTGA
- the LOC131302532 gene encoding uncharacterized protein LOC131302532, with the protein MKQMEVGTESGDAKLKGAAPPPPPPPLPLPNFWAKTKPAASTVSVTNQEIARFWRQKRIDEEDHLLSAIKAAARIRARKLTEEDYKLFEEALKEDQESKEDGAAAATTTANSSKTDEISKELRVGIKDWWTKSKYAYLNQPAIESMDPPKHRTSAYIPNFCNYKPAPPPTASFGVF; encoded by the exons ATGAAGCAAATGGAGGTGGGAACTGAAAGTGGTGATGCGAAGTTGAAAGGGGCCGCCCCTCCGCCGCCTCCACCTCCTCTGCCGCTGCCGAATTTCTGGGCCAAGACGAAGCCTGCGGCGTCTACGGTGAGTGTGACGAATCAAGAGATTGCGAGGTTTTGGAGGCAGAAGCGGATAGATGAGGAAGACCATCTCCTCTCTGCTATTAAGGCCGCAGCCCGTATCCGGGCACGGAAACTCACG GAGGAAGACTACAAGCTCTTCGAAGAGGCTCTGAAGGAGGATCAAGAAAGTAAGGAAGATGGTGCCgctgctgccaccaccaccgccaacTCCAGCAAAACAGACGAGATTAGCAAAGAGCTTCGTGTCGGAATAAAGGACTG GTGGACAAAGAGCAAGTATGCGTACTTGAACCAACCAGCCATCGAGTCGATGGATCCACCCAAGCACCGAACCTCCGCTTACATTCCAAATTTTTGCAACTACAAGCCTGCTCCTCCGCCAACCGCCTCATTTGGCGTCTTTTAG
- the LOC131302529 gene encoding probable prolyl 4-hydroxylase 10, whose product MAAKGRLYPRHPSRKSSSSSSATVVFSLLVTCSFFIVVLLSLKVISIPSTSRSSPKAHDLSTIVHKTVDRSDVDDGRGDQWVEVISWEPRAFIYHNFLSKDECEYLINLAKPHMQKSSVVDSTTGQSKDSRVRTSSGTFLARGRDKIIRTIEKRIADFTFIPVEHGEGLQILHYEVGQKYENHYDYFLDEFNTKNGGQRIATVLMYLSDVEEGGETVFPAAKGNISAVPWWNELSQCGKEGLSVKPKMGDALLFWSMKPDASLDSSSLHGGCPVIKGNKWSSTKWMRVGEFKA is encoded by the exons ATGGCGGCAAAAGGGAGGCTTTACCCGCGCCATCCCTCTCGcaaatcctcctcctcctcctcggctaCAGTCGTTTTCTCTCTCCTGGTCACCTGCTCCTTCTTCATCGTCGTCCTCTTATCCCTGAAAGTCATCTCCATTCCAAGCACTTCTCGCAGCTCTCCCAAAGCTCACGATCTCAGCACAATCGTCCACAAGACCGTCGACAG GAGTGATGTAGATGATGGGAGAGGAGATCAGTGGGTTGAAGTCATCTCTTGGGAGCCAAGAGCTTTCATTTACCATAATTTCTTG TCTAAGGATGAATGTGAATACCTAATCAATCTTGCCAAGCCTCATATGCAAAAGTCATCTGTTGTAGATAGCACAACTGGCCAGAGTAAAGACAGTAG AGTACGTACCAGCTCTGGTACATTTCTGGCTAGAGGGCGAGATAAGATAATCCGAACCATTGAAAAAAGAATTGCAGATTTCACCTTCATCCCTGTAG AGCATGGAGAAGGGCTTCAAATTCTGCACTATGAGGTGGGCCAAAAATATGAAAACCACTATGACTACTTTCTCGACGAGTTCAACACTAAAAATGGTGGTCAACGGATTGCTACAGTTCTAATGTACCT CTCGGATGTAGAAGAAGGGGGTGAGACAGTGTTCCCTGCTGCCAAAGGAAATATTAGTGCTGTTCCTTGGTGGAATGAACTGTCTCAATGTGGAAAGGAGGGACTTTCTGTTAAACCAAAGATGGGTGATGCTTTGCTTTTCTGGAGCATGAAGCCTGATGCATCTCTAGATTCTTCAAGCTTGCACG GTGGTTGCCCAGTCATTAAAGGGAATAAGTGGTCTTCTACAAAATGGATGCGCGTTGGCGAATTCAAGGCTTAA